Proteins encoded by one window of Glycine soja cultivar W05 chromosome 15, ASM419377v2, whole genome shotgun sequence:
- the LOC114386989 gene encoding uncharacterized protein LOC114386989: protein MAAAADGLFRPIYEGCISAYDNDVERRPYHKNCGCALHSKSRRNSRACTHKLPKCNNVSYPMRRAWSEGSLSMASATTSAHSSPSSSPAAGFRPQHDEEGNSNKLGVLFEM from the coding sequence ATGGCCGCCGCCGCAGATGGGCTCTTCCGGCCGATCTACGAGGGCTGCATCTCCGCCTACGACAACGACGTCGAGCGCCGCCCCTACCACAAGAACTGCGGCTGCGCTCTGCACAGCAAGTCGAGGAGGAACAGCAGAGCGTGCACGCACAAGTTGCCGAAATGCAACAACGTGTCCTACCCCATGAGGAGGGCTTGGAGTGAAGGGAGCTTGTCAATGGCTTCGGCAACAACTTCCGCGCAttcctctccttcttcttctcccgcCGCTGGGTTCAGGCCTCAACACGACGAAGagggaaatagtaacaaattaggAGTTTTATTTGAGATGTGA